The following proteins come from a genomic window of Geothrix edaphica:
- a CDS encoding AMP-binding protein yields MIDSLIRALGRPLLRLRYRIHTGGLEAVPAAGTPGILFLANHPTLVDPFLLGAELHGRFAPVLVVGRDHGASAPLRWLAWALGARPLPDPADHGAQTRERLDLELAAHARLLASGRNLLMFPGARLARQKTQDLADNSAVAAILRQAPGTRVVVVRLGGLWGSRFSAASGRRPSTGVELLKGLGYLLANALFFMPRREVQVTFEEVPDLPAGADREAVNRVLEAHLNADATPRTFVPYLIWKDHAPRTLPEPPRPRVEGNPRNVPPQVRDAVRRHLQAVTGHSDIQEHHHLVKDLGLDVLGHRELELWLEQAFGYPCADPASLQTVGDLLLAATGAAVSLRQGELKAVPHAWFHSRTDLPIEMPDGDSIPEVFLKQARRDPGRVVLADQLGGVKTYRDVITAILVLKPIFEGLEGSHVGLMLPASGGASILYLALLFAGKTPVLVNWTAGVRSMAYGLDLVGVKHVISVSTLINRLEAQSVDLSAVKDRLVLLDVVGRRISLATKLSAALRARLGWTSLDASAAPATAAVLFTSGSESHPKAVPLTHGNILANIRDITQAIRFREDERVMGCLPPFHAFGLTTTTILPMLLGLRVVYHPNPTEGRMLARLIEAYHATLLVGTPTFLGGILRVAEDRHLESLRIVVSGAEKCPEPVYATLARRWPKTTVLEGYGITECSPVVSVNREEDLRNGSIGKPLVSVEWAIVDLETGRRVQPGQPGMLLVRGPSIFSGYLNPDVESPFETFEGRSWYRTGDLVFQDRGVLVFSGRLKRFVKLGGEMVSLPAIEEALSQRFQGEDEIEPLLAVEATTEDLNPDLILFSVAGIGRDDANAVIRAAGLSSLHNIRVVRQIDQIPTLGTGKTDYRALKALLTGEPA; encoded by the coding sequence GCCCCGGTCCTGGTGGTGGGCCGGGACCATGGCGCCTCCGCCCCTCTGCGCTGGCTGGCCTGGGCGCTGGGCGCCAGGCCCCTGCCGGATCCCGCGGACCACGGTGCGCAGACCCGGGAGAGGCTGGACCTGGAGCTGGCGGCCCATGCCCGCCTTCTGGCGTCGGGGCGGAACCTCCTCATGTTTCCCGGGGCCCGCCTGGCGCGGCAGAAGACCCAGGACCTCGCCGACAACAGCGCCGTGGCCGCGATCCTCCGCCAGGCCCCCGGCACCCGGGTGGTGGTGGTGCGGCTCGGCGGGCTCTGGGGCAGCCGCTTCAGCGCGGCTTCCGGACGACGTCCATCCACCGGCGTGGAGCTGCTCAAGGGGCTGGGCTACCTGCTGGCCAACGCCCTGTTCTTCATGCCCCGGCGCGAGGTCCAGGTCACCTTCGAGGAGGTCCCGGACCTCCCGGCGGGCGCGGACCGCGAGGCCGTCAACCGGGTCCTGGAGGCCCACCTGAATGCGGACGCCACGCCGCGGACCTTCGTCCCCTACCTGATCTGGAAGGACCATGCGCCCCGCACCCTCCCCGAGCCGCCCCGGCCCAGGGTGGAGGGCAACCCCCGCAACGTGCCGCCCCAGGTCCGGGATGCGGTGCGGCGCCACCTGCAGGCGGTCACGGGCCATTCGGACATCCAGGAACATCACCACCTGGTGAAGGACCTGGGGCTCGATGTCCTGGGCCATCGGGAGCTTGAGCTCTGGCTCGAGCAGGCCTTCGGCTACCCCTGCGCCGATCCCGCCTCCCTCCAGACCGTGGGCGACCTGCTGCTGGCGGCCACCGGCGCGGCCGTCTCCCTCCGCCAGGGCGAGCTGAAGGCCGTGCCCCATGCCTGGTTCCATTCGCGCACGGATCTGCCCATCGAGATGCCTGACGGCGACTCGATCCCCGAGGTCTTCCTCAAGCAGGCGCGGCGCGACCCGGGCCGGGTGGTCCTGGCCGACCAGCTGGGCGGCGTGAAGACCTACCGGGATGTCATCACGGCCATCCTGGTGCTGAAGCCCATCTTCGAGGGCCTGGAAGGCTCCCACGTGGGCCTGATGCTGCCGGCCTCCGGGGGCGCCAGCATCCTCTACCTGGCCCTGCTGTTCGCGGGCAAGACGCCCGTGCTGGTGAACTGGACGGCCGGGGTCCGCAGCATGGCCTATGGCCTCGACCTGGTGGGGGTGAAGCACGTGATCAGCGTGTCCACGCTGATCAACCGGCTCGAGGCCCAGAGCGTGGATCTGTCGGCCGTCAAGGACCGCCTGGTGCTGCTGGACGTCGTGGGCAGGCGCATCTCGCTGGCCACGAAACTGTCCGCGGCCCTGCGGGCCCGCCTGGGCTGGACCTCCCTCGATGCCTCCGCGGCTCCGGCCACGGCCGCGGTGCTCTTCACCAGTGGCAGCGAGAGCCATCCGAAGGCCGTGCCCCTCACCCACGGGAACATCCTCGCCAACATCCGCGACATCACCCAGGCCATCCGGTTCCGCGAGGACGAGCGGGTCATGGGCTGCCTGCCGCCCTTCCATGCCTTCGGCCTGACCACCACCACCATCCTGCCGATGCTGCTCGGCTTGCGGGTGGTCTACCATCCCAATCCCACCGAGGGCAGGATGCTGGCCCGCCTCATCGAGGCCTACCACGCCACCCTGCTGGTGGGTACGCCCACCTTTCTGGGCGGCATCCTCCGCGTGGCGGAGGACCGGCACCTGGAATCCCTGCGCATTGTGGTATCGGGCGCGGAGAAGTGCCCCGAACCGGTCTACGCCACCCTGGCCCGGCGCTGGCCGAAGACCACCGTGCTCGAGGGCTACGGCATCACGGAGTGCTCTCCCGTGGTTTCGGTGAACCGCGAAGAGGACCTGCGGAACGGCAGCATCGGGAAGCCCCTGGTGTCGGTGGAATGGGCCATCGTCGACCTCGAGACCGGCCGCCGGGTGCAGCCGGGCCAGCCCGGCATGCTGCTCGTCCGCGGCCCCAGCATCTTCTCCGGCTACCTCAACCCGGACGTGGAGTCCCCCTTCGAGACCTTCGAGGGCCGGTCCTGGTACCGCACGGGGGACCTGGTGTTCCAGGACCGCGGTGTCCTGGTGTTCTCCGGCCGCCTCAAGCGCTTCGTGAAGCTCGGAGGCGAGATGGTCTCCCTGCCGGCCATCGAGGAGGCCCTGTCCCAGCGCTTCCAGGGCGAGGATGAGATCGAGCCCTTGCTGGCGGTGGAGGCCACCACCGAGGATCTCAACCCCGACCTGATCCTCTTCTCCGTGGCCGGCATCGGCCGCGACGACGCCAACGCGGTGATCCGCGCGGCGGGCCTCTCCTCCCTGCACAACATCCGCGTGGTCCGGCAGATCGACCAGATCCCCACCCTGGGCACCGGCAAGACGGACTACCGGGCCCTCAAGGCGCTCCTGACTGGAGAGCCGGCCTAG